One window of Myxocyprinus asiaticus isolate MX2 ecotype Aquarium Trade chromosome 4, UBuf_Myxa_2, whole genome shotgun sequence genomic DNA carries:
- the LOC127439644 gene encoding P-selectin glycoprotein ligand 1-like, which translates to MTAMVTNRLGWVPILVLLFTLNNLVMSRYLSRMEREISYNTSSTNTSDKHSINTVPETVRTTTVEHLEALSAQTIEVKTDRPDLNVPVMSTDHQNISDTSHTQQNEGNETSENHSIGTESVTVRQPTGIESASYTQLPMRNDSSGHVSQAGSSAPTFPASLVTEKHTTAASTIMPLDKSTTSAALPSTASRTTKNQTSTTEKAPSCFTASPQRDGLVSRCLIAIASMAALTTIFIISTICLVTKLSGYRYRYKAHLQETEMVCISALMNDTDHPVPKPRHPKSNGALIPNTEDGDPDGDNLTLNSFLPDTDGPL; encoded by the exons ATG ACTGCAATGGTGACTAACAGACTTGGGTGGGTACCGATTCTTGTTTTGCTGTTCACTCTTAACAATCTGGTCATGTCAAGATATCTCTCCAGGATGGAGAGGGAAATTAGTTACAACACATCATCCACAAACACCAGTGACAAACACAGTATAAACACTGTACCTGAGACTGTAAGGACCACCACTGTGGAACATTTGGAGGCTTTAAGTGCACAAACCATTGAAGTTAAAACTGATAGACCTGATTTAAATGTCCCGGTGATGAGTACGGACCACCAGAATATCTCAGACACCAGCCACACCCAACAAAATGAAGGGAATGAGACTTCTGAAAACCACTCCATAGGAACTGAGAGTGTGACAGTCCGCCAGCCAACAGGTATTGAGAGTGCTTCATATACCCAACTTCCCATGAGAAATGATAGTAGTGGACATGTTTCACAAGCAGGAAGTTCTGCCCCCACATTTCCTGCATCGTTGGTAACTGAAAAGCACACAACAGCAGCTTCAACAATAATGCCTTTGGATAAATCAACAACATCTGCTGCACTTCCCTCAACGGCTTCACGTACCACTAAAAACCAAACGTCAACCACAGAAAAGGCTCCCTCGTGTTTCACAGCTTCTCCTCAGAGGGATGGACTTGTGAGTCGCTGCCTCATCGCCATTGCCTCAATGGCTGCCCTGACAACCATATTTATCATAAGCACCATCTGCCTGGTGACTAAACTCTCCGGATATAGATACAGATACAAGGCACACCTCCAAGAGACCGAGATGGTCTGCATTTCTGCCCTAATGAATGATACCGATCACCCTGTTCCAAAGCCAAGACACCCCAAAAGTAATGGAGCATTGATCCCTAATACTGAGGATGGAGATCCTGATGGAGATAATCTGACTCTGAACAGCTTTCTTCCTGATACTGATGGCCCACTTTAG